The window GAGGTGTACGGATCGGGCTGGCTCCGCGAGGTCGTGAGTACCGTCGGCGTCGTGCTTCGGGGGACGCCGATCGTCGTTCTGATCGTCCTCTTTTACTTCGGACTGCCGATCCCGCGTCTGGGATCGATGCCGCTGCTGGACTTCGACCTCAAGGCGTTCGCCGCGGCAACGCTCGCACTGGGGCTCCGGAGCGCCGCCTATCAAGGGCAGGTGTTCCGTGGGGCAATCCAGTCGATCAGTTCCGGGCAGATGGAGGCCGCCCGCTCGGTCGGCATGAGCGAGCGACAGTCAATTCGCCACGTCATCTTCCCGCAGGCGATCCGGCGGTCGATCCCCGGCTTCCAGAACGAGTTCACGATCGTCCTCAAGGATACGAGCGTCGCCTTCGCAATTGGCCTCGCCGAATTGCTTACGCGAGCAGAACGGCTGTACCTCCAACCCGGTCGAGATACGGCGGTGATGGAGGTCATCATCGTGATCAGCGCGATCTACTTCGTGTTGACGTTCACGACCAACCGGACGCTCGATCGGCTCCACGAACGCTACGCGGTTCCCGGAGGGAACGAATGAGTCTCTTACGTGTCGAACACGTCGACAAATCCTACGGCGACGAGGCGGTACTGCACGACGTCAGCTTCGAGATGGAGCGCCAGGACGTCGAAGTGATCGTCGGCCCGAGCGGGTCGGGGAAATCGACGATGCTCCGGTGTATCAATCGGCTGACCGAGATCGACGACGGCGCGATCTACCTCAACGACGTCGAGATTCACGACATCGACGAGAACGACCTGCGGCGTCGCGTCGGGATGGTCTTCCAGGACTTCAGCCTGTTCGCCCACCGGACGGCCCTCGGGAATATCACGCTGGGGTTGACCCAGGTGCTCGAGCTCTCTTCAGAGGAAGCCGACGCCAGAGCCCACGACTACCTCGAGCGCGTCGGTCTCGGCGACCAGGTCGACTCCTACCCGGCAGAGCTATCGGGCGGGCAACAACAGCGGGTCGGCATCGCGCGAGCGCTGGCGATGGATCCCGAACTGATCCTCTTCGACGAGCCGACGAGCGCGCTGGATCCGGAGCTGATCGGCGAGGTACTCGAGGTTATGCGGGATCTCGCCGAGGAGGGGATGACCATGCTCTGTGTCACCCACGAGATGGGCTTCGCCCGCTCGGCCGCGTCGACGCTCACGTTCCTCGATAAGGGCCGGATCGTCGAGCGTGGGCCGCCAGAGTCATTGTTCGACGACCCGGAACACGATCGCACTCGAGCGTTCCTCGGCGACCTCACGAGCGTTCATCAATGACGATGGAGGAGGCGTATCGCGGCAGGGCGGTCGGCACCCTTCCGGGACGGAAGCGGCTCGTCGTCGGGGCGGTCGGCGTTCTCTTCTGGGCGTGGCTGCTCGCTCGCTGGGCCTACCACAACTCGATCCTCGATTGGGTGTTCTCGGGTCTTGGGCTCCCGAATCTCATCCGATCGGATCTGGGCGTTCGCCAGCGAGAGCCCTGGATACCCGCCGCTCCGTTCGAAGCCGCAGCTGAGTCGGTTGCTGGCGTGGCGGTGACGCTCGGCCCCGCGGGAATTCCGCTCGAGTGGGTCGCGTGGCTGTTCGAACTCGCCGCGTTCGCCGCGGAGTCGGCACCGGCGCTGGCCGCAGGGGCGTTCATCACGGTCTACCTCACCGTCCTCTCGATGTTCTTTGGCCTGTTCATCGCCGTGCCAGCGGCCGTGGCGCGGATCTACGGCGGCCCCGTTCTGAGCCGCGTGTCGCTGGCGTACACCGAACTCATTCGGGGAACGCCGCTGCTCGCTCAGCTCTTTTTACTCTACTTCGGGCTGCCGCTGGCGGGCTTTTTCGATAGCTTCGGATTCGTCGGCTACGGCGGGATTCCGCGGGCCGCCATCTTCGTCGCCATCGTTGGCTTCACGATCAACTCCTCGGCCTACCAGGCGGAGTACATCCGGTCGGCCCTCCAGTCGGTCGACCCCGGGCAGCTGACGGCCGCCCGTTCGGTCGGCCTCTCGAGGCTCCAGGGAATCCGCCACGTCGTGTTACCCCAGGGACTTCGCTTCGCCATCCCGGGCTGGACCAACGAGTTCGTCTACCTCATCAAGTACTCCTCGCTCGCGGCGTTCATCACCGTCCCCGAACTCTTCCGCCAGGCCAGAAACATCGGCTCGAGCACGTTCCAGTTCACCGACATCTACATCATCGCCGCGCTGTTTTATCTCGCACTCGTGTTGACGACAGCGCTCGCGATGGGGCGACTCGAGCGCGCGGTGTCAATTCCGGGGCTCGGAACCTCCTCTCGACGGGGGTGAACGCGCCTCGAGCGGCCAAGGCAAATCGATGCTCCGAGCGCAGTAGCGCCAACTGGTTTGGTCATCGATTCAATTCCTGTTGGTGAGAACGAAAGAACCAAACACGACCTGTTCGAATCGGTACAGTATGCCCTCCAGACGCACCCTTCTCGCCACCGCCACGGCAACGGTGGCCGCCGCGTTCGGCGGCTGCACGGTGGTTACCGGCAGCGACGGGACGCACACACTGAAGCCTGACCGGCCGGCACTCCCAACTGTCGACGCGACGGTCGCTGCGAGCGATTCCGTCGAGTGGCGACCGGACGAAGGATACGTCGAAGTCACTGCGCTCCTCTTCGAGCACGACGACGGCTCAGGGTTCACCCTCTCGACCCGGTGTCGCGTCGAATCCCACGACGAGGATCGACCCCACAGCCGATTCCGTGCGACTCACGACTGGTCACGCATTCTGGGTGAGATCACGGCGTTCGATTCGAACGCACAGCGAACGGACAGCAATCCAGCGTTCACGTACGCGAATCGAGAACAGCGGGACGAGCTCGAGTGGGAACTGTCGATCGACGACCCGGAGCCGTACCCACGGGTGTATCGATTTGCCAGCGAGTTCGATCCGGTAGTCGTTTCCGCGGGCGATCGTATCGCGCGAACGACGCTGGTTGCGGAGTACGAGAAGGATCGGTTCTTCGGCGGGACGTGCCAGACGGGAACGACCCTTCAGCTGGAGTACGGGGAAGGGGCGGCCGAGGACTGGGAACCCAGTGAGTAGTGCCAGCTACCGTCGCGTCTCGAGGCGCAGTACGGTACTTCGCGGTCGAGACCTCACCATCGTCTCTCGCTCTGTTCCTGGCGTTATATGGTGTTAGACGCCGTATAGAGCACTGCTATGTACGATAATATCGTGATCCCCACCGACGGAAGTACCCCGGCTCGGGCGGCCATCGACGAAGGACTCGCCCTGGCCCGTCTAACCGACGCGACCGTCCACGCGCTGTTCGTCGTCGAACCGATTCCGCTCGGGGGGTTCGGTGCCGGGAGCTCACCGGCCAGTGCCGAGTGGGACACCGTCGTCGAGAAACAGGAACAGGAAGGGCAGACGGCCGTCGACGAGGTCGTCGAGCGTGGCGCGGAGCTGGGCGTCGACGTACGGACATCGATCGAGTACGGCAAGCCAAACGAAGAGATCCTCGACTACGTCGAAGGAAACGGCATCGACGCCATCGTCATGGGTACCCACGGTCGCTCCGGTGCCGGTCGGCTCGTGCTCGGGAGCGTGACCGAAAAGGTCGTCCGCAAAAGTGACGTGCCGGTGCTTACAGTGCGAATGGGTGACTGAGCGAGAACTCGAGGGGATGAGACGAGGTGGAAAGGGAACGCAGAGAGAAAGGATCATTGGCCGGACGGTACTAGCCTCGAGTGGCCGATGACGACCCACTCGCTCCGAACCGGACTCGGCATCCGGTAATGACGAGCCCTATGAGTGCCGAGGCCAGTTTTCTATCGATTCATTCCTGAGAGAAAGTAATCGGCCGCCAGTCAAGCGACGTCCCTCCCCCATCTTCGTTGCAAGCAATCTCCTGTGGTTGTACTCGCCTGACTCTGACGCTCGCTCGAGGAGGGGTGCCCTGTTAAATCACGTGAAACGTCTCTTCGTCGCTCACTGCCGTTCGCGGTCACTCTCACGGACAATGACCCAAAAATATAAGTCATGGAAGTGGCTGGCCGGAAGTGGTACCGGACGATGCGGTGCTCGCACTGGAGGGAGTCGACAGCGGCTACGGTGATCTGCAGGTGCTGTACGATCTTACACTCCACATCGAACCCGGGGAAATCGTCTGTCTCATCGGACCGAATGGGGCGGGAAAGTCGACGGTACTCCGCACGGCCTTCGGATTGAACCAGCCCTGGGTCGGCGACGTCCGGTTTCGGGGTGAGTCAATCGGGGGCGTCGAGCCGGCGGAACTCGTCAGAAAAGGACTCGGATTCGTTCCCCAGACCGAGAACGTGTTCGGGTCGCTGACCATCGAAGAGAACCTTCGGATGGGTGGGGTCGCTCGAGATTCGGGGCTTTCAGCCGTTATCGGGTCATTGTACGAGCGATTCCCTATGCTCGAGGAGAAGCAACAGGCAAAGGCCAGAACGCTATCGGGCGGCCAACGACAGGTGCTCGCCCTCGCGCGGGCACTCGTTATGGAACCCGACGTGTTGTTCATCGACGAACCGTCAGCCGGCTTAGCACCGTCGATCGTTGCGGACGTCTTCGATAGCGTTCGGACGGTAAACGAGATGGGGACGGCTATCCTGATGGTCGAGCAGAATGCCCGCGACGGACTCGGCATTTCCGATCGTGGGTACGTTCTCGATCAGGGGACGGTTCGGTTCGAGGGAGCCGCGAACGAACTGCTCGATCATCCCGAGGTCGCCGAACTGTATCTCGGTGGGTAAATGATTCGCGATTGGGTTTCGGGAGAGCAATGTCCAGGATACCCGCCCCTGCGGACGTTGGACAAGAGGATCCTGACCACTGAACGCTCCACTCCCTCGAGTGATTTCTCTCGAACGGCCCAGTAGGGTCAACTTGTTCGTGTCGAGTGGGATCGACCCTGATTCGACGCGAGCGTTCGATGGCGGCCAGGTGGTCAGGTGAATACGTTATGCCCGTGAAACACGTATAGTAGAGCACCATGGCCGAACACCCGGTTCGGGTCGGCGTCCTGAGCTTTCACGATAGCAAGGAGTCGAAGGCGATTCTCAACGCCGTGGAGGATTTCGGACACGAGCCAGTCTGGCTTCGCGAAAAGAACGTCCTCATCAGGTTCACGAACGGTCAATTCGTCCTCGAGCCCGACGTGGACGTAGTGGTCAACCGGTTACTGTTGTCGACGGCGAAACAACCGACGGAAGCAGTTGGATTCGCAAACACCATCGCCCGGTTTCGGCCGATGGTAAACGACCCCGATGCGGCGGCACTCGCATCCCACAAGATCGCGTCCGCCGCGGCGATGGTCGACGACGACGTGCCGGTACCCGAAACGGCCCTCGCACTCGGGACGACCATGCTCGGACAGATCAGTCCCACGTTCGGCGATGAGTTCGTGTACAAAACAACCGTCGGTACGCACGGTGGCGGCGCGTGGAAGGTTCGCCAGACCGATCTGATCACCGGAACCGTCGGCACGCGACGGGCGTTCCTGCAGGAACTCGTTCACACCGACCGCGAGCGTCCACGAGATCTCCGGGTCTACGTGGTTGATGGCTCGATCGTAGGCGCGATGTACCGCTACGCCGCCGACGACGACTGGCGGACGAACATCGCTCGAGGCGGCCATGCGGAGGACGCGACCGAAACACTTCCCGATGGAGTCGATACCATCGCGAAACGGGCGACGGACGCAGTCGGTCTGGACTGTGCCGGTGTGGATCTCATCGAAGGGAATGACGGGTGGTTCGTCCTCGAGGTGAACCCAACCGCTGGATTCAAAGGCCTCTTTCAAGCGACGGGACGGAGTCCGGCCCCTCACATCGCGAAACTGGCGATCGAGCGGGCCGGCGGGTCAGTCGACACCACGTTGGTAGCGATGTTGCAATCGACGCTCGATGACTCAATCCCATCGTGTGTGCCAATGACCGTCGAGCCGATCGAAGGCGAATCACCGACGATCGGGCTCACGGAACGGGTCGTCATTAGCGGCACCACCGATACGAAGACGGTGATCGGTCGCGCTGAACCGGTGGCGTCGCAGACGCGTATCGATCTCCAGCTCGCCGCCGCAATTGGGGCCGGCCCCATACAGGTCAGCGACGCCGGTAGCGATCAAGACGGGCGGAACGAACGGAAGCCGATCGTCGACGTGGTCGTCGGGATAGCGGGAACCGAGCAAACTGTAAACGCACAGGTCGAAGATAGAGCCGAGGCAACGTATCCACTGTTGCTCGGCCGAGACGTGCTCGCCGACTTTCAGATCGACGTCGGGACTCGGTACCAGGACGGATCCACGGAAACGCTCGGGAAATGATCGAGATGGGCGGGAGGAACCGCTCCGCTCATTACTCGATTGGGCTAAACCACCACTCGATTGGGCTGAAACTGACTCTCAGCTAACGCTCACTCGAGTCATCGGGTCGCCGGATCCAACGACCTGCAGACGGCAAAGCATATGACACCCGACGAGACGGTTACACACGAATGACGGAGTCGGTGCGAGCCAGCGTTCACCGGACGGGAGCCAGTTTTCGCGCGTTCCTGGTAGGATGCGTACGGATCGACACGCGGACACTGGCCGTCTTTCGAATCGGTGTGGCTCTCTTGATTCTGGCCAACCTGCTGCTCCGGGCGCGAAACTTTTCGTTCTTCTACACCGAGAACGGCGTCGTTCCACAGGCCCTCGCAACGCAAAATCGCCACCAACGGTTTTCTCGTCTCGGATCGTCGGAGCGCCGACTCGAATGAGAGCAGAAGCGATAGCATCCCGCGAGCTAGGATGCAGGAGAAAAACCCGACAACCGCTTTGCCTTCTTCTCGATACATTCACCCTCGGTTCCAATATGCACTTCCCGCCTGGAACCGACAACCGGATATGGACGTCCTGGATGAGAGCCTCGTTCCGGAACACGCCCGCGACGTTAAAGCGGAGGCTCGAGACTTCGCAACGGAGTACATCGAACCGAACGCCGAGGAGCACTTCGTATCCGGGGAGTACCCGACGGAAATTCTCGAGGCGGGCCAGGAGGCAAATCTGGTCGCACAGGATATCCCGGAGGGGTGGGGCGGACGCGGACTCGACTTAGCCCAGTTGCTGGCGGTAACCGAGGAGTTCTATCGTGCTGACGCGGGGATCGCACTCACGCTCCAGTTGGCGAGTTTCGGGTGTGAAATTACCTACAAGTTCGGCAGCGAAGACCAGTGTGAGGCGTACGTGAAGCCGGTAGCACAGGGCGACCAGATCTCCGGCTTGGCCGTCTCCGAGCCCGAAACGGGCAGCGACCTCGCCGGGATGCAGACGAGGGCGGAGAAAGACGGCGACGAGTGGGTGCTCGACGGCGAGAAGTACTGGATCGGGAACGGCGTCGAAGCCGACTGGGTGACGGTGTACGCGCGTACCGGTGACGACGAGGACAACCGCTACGGGAACCACTCGATGTTCATCGTCCCGACCGACAGCGACGGATACCAGGCCGAACACATCCCCGAAAAGATGGCGATGCGGGCCTCGAAACAGGCACACATTTCGTTCGACGACTGCCGCATACCCGGGGAGAACCTCGTTGGCTACGAGGGAGCGGGCTTCATGATGCTCGCGGATTTCTTCAACCACGGCCGGGTCATCGTAGCGGGGCACGGTCTCGGAATCGCTGCCGCCGCTATCGAGGAAGCCTGGTCGTTCACGCACGAGCGCGAGGAGTTCGGTCGGACGATCAACGAGTTCCAGGCCGTTCAGCACGGGCTCGCTGATATGCTCATGGAGTTCGAAAGCGCCCGAGCGCTCGCTTGGCGGGCCTGTGAAAAGGTGCAGGCCGACGATCACCCCGGCTACTGGGCCGCACTGACGAAAACCAAGGCGACGGAGGCTGCGGTTTCGATCACCGAGCAGGGGATGCAGTTCCACGGTGGTCGCTCCGTCCTGAACGATCGGCGAATCGCCCGACTCTACCGCGACGCCCGGGTGCCGGTAATCTACGAGGGGGCGAACGAAGTCCAGCGGAACCTGATTTACCGGCAACGGCCGTGAGTCGGAGTTGGAAAGATCCTCATTTCTGAGGGCAGTGGTTCCGCAAAACCCGTCAGGACGGATGTTTCGTCCGAGAGTTCGCGTTCTAAAGTTCGCCTTCACTGCGGGGGCTCGAGAAGCATCGACATCCGACTCAGTTCCAGTGTACACACGAAATGGGGCAACTCGAGCGGTAGGAGGCGTCTCGACGTGAGAGATGGCCCGAGCGGTATGAGTCGTCTCGAGCGGTAGGAACGGAAATATCGTAGGAGGGACTGCCGCCATCAGTACTCGGCTCGGACGCGCTGAGCGTCGAGCCGAGTGTAATACCACAGCGTTCCGGTCAATCCCTGTTCGGCGATTCGTCGGCCCGACGTTTCCACCAACACTTCGGGACAGTACTCCGTCGACACCGTCGCGCCAAGCTCCCTGCTCAATGCCGTATCCTCGTTCGGCACCGTCGGAAAGCCGTCGAACCGGTCGAACGTCCGGTGGTGGACGAAGAAGTTGAATCCCGGGAGTACCGGTCGCTCGAGTCGGGGAAAGACGTGATTGATCGTCAGCTCCACGAGCTTGGCTCGACTGGGGCCGGTTACCCGACATCGGGCTGAGGCCACAGTCAGGTCGTTCGCCTCGACGAACTCGAGCATAGTCGGGAGGTAGTCCGGTCGGACTCGTGTATCGGCGTCGACGAACGCGAACCACTGACCGCTCGCGTATTCCGCCCCGCGATTCCGTCCGGCGGCGATACTCGAATCGGATCCCTCGATCACTGTGGCGTCGTACTCACGAGCGATCGCCACGGTGTCGTCGACCGAGCCACCGTCCACGACGATCACTTCAATCGGGACGGTCGTCTCGAGGCTCTCGATGCTCGAGAGCGCACGACCGAGGTACGGTGCTTCGTTTTCGCCGGGATGATGAAACTGACTACTGGTTCGGTCATCGTCATCAGGTTGTCGTCACCACACGTGTGATTTGTCGGTGACATTGAGACCGTAATTCGAGTCTTGCTAAACGGATCGAAGAGATCCAGTGCCAAGGAGTTCTGGAAGCTTTATCCGCCGGGTGGCTCAGCGGAGCGACCCGACTCGATGCAGTGGTTCTGGTTTCATTTTCCATGTTCATCTCTCGCGAAAGCGTTCGAGATCGGCCTCGTCCATCGGGAGCACCTGATCCGGAATGGCGTCAAATACCGGTTCCGGGATTCGCTCGAGCACCCTCTCGGCAACGACGACCAGCGGCTTCCGAACCAGCACGTACCCGACCGACACCGCGAGCAGTCCCAGTACGACCGTATCGATCGGGTCGCCGAAAACCAGTGCTGCCGGGATGACGAGCAGGCCCGACAGCAGCAGATCCTCGGGTGCACCGTCGTACCGGATCCAGCGTCGGGGCTCGAGCCACCGATCGTGGTAATGGCTGTACACTGCCCGATCGGACGTCCCCTCCCAGGGTTTGAGCTCGAGTCCGCCGCCGAAGACGTCCATGGTGGAGTGCATACCGGCTGCGAGGACGAAGATCGAGAGTCCGATCGTCGTCGGCGTTGTGACGAGGATTGCAACGACGGCGCTCACGGCTCCGAGAACCCAGTAGTAGATCGGGAAGTGGAGGTTTCGCCGGTGTCCCGCGTAGAGGTCGAGATCGGGAAATATGCCCCCGGCGATCGCGGCGACGGCGATCACGAACGCGAACTCCGGCAGGACGATCGCAACGATGGCGGCGACAGCGAGGGCGGCGAACGCGTGAGTCGTGGCCATCATCGTCGGGTAAACTGTCTTCGAACGGGAGTCTTAAAGGAGTCTCGCGTGATCGCGCAAGCGAGCAACGGGTGGCTCACGGTACACGTCGCACCACCAGTTTCACGGTACACGTCTCGCAACCAGTTTCAGCGTACACGTCTCGCCACCAGTTCATCACCCCTACTCTGCAAGCCTCGGGCTTTACCCACGACGGACGGTACGAGCGTATCATCGGTCGTACTGCCCGTCGGATTGAACGAACCCATTGTCAAGCGAAGCGATGTCACGTACTCCATCTCGAGCCTTACACGGCGAAAAATCGAACGCCTACCTCTCCTGGGTCGCGATCGCCGTCGTCCTCCTGATCGGCGGCTACGCGATACTCGAGCAACTCGTCCACGAAACGCTGTTCGCAGCGACCGTCGTCACCGTCGCACTCGTGCCAATGATCGTCCTCGAGACGAGACGGGCAGCCCTCCCCTGGGAGGTGACTGTGGTCGCCGTTGCACCGTTGCTTGCGGCGATCGCTGCCCCCGACCTCTTGACTCGACAACTCGTCATCTATGCCGGGGCGGCGATACTCGCACTCGCACTGACGCTCGAGGTGCACGCCCTCACCGAGGTTCGCTTCGAACGATGGCTCGCCGTGACCGTGGTTGCGATGGTCTCCGCGGCGATCGCGGCCATCTGGGCGATACTCACCTGGGTACAGGATCTCGCTGCGGGGACGACAATTCTAGCCGGGAATACGGAACTCATGTGGCTACTGATCACGGCGACTGTCGCGGGGATCATCGCTGGCGTCTGTTTCGACCTGTACTATCGGGGGTTCCCCGGCGAAGAACTCGTCTCAGCGCCCGTCGATGGCGTCGAGGAGCATGTGTTCGCGATCGAAGCGGACATCGACGGTCACCCGCCGCTGGAAGAACGCCTTCCCCTCTCCGGGCGCGTCCAGTTCGGCCTCATCCAGACGCTCCGTCTCGGTATGGTCGCTATCTTCGTCTATGGGCTCTTCAACCTCGACGTCGGTGTGATATCTAATGCCGGCGGGATGCTCGCGATCACGTTCGTGCCCACGATGCTCCGTCGTCGCTACGACCTACCGTTCGACGCGGGGCTCACCCTCTGGATCACGCTCGTCGTCTTTTTGCACGCGATCGGCTCGTTTTACATCTACGATCGATCGTTCTGGTGGCACAACCTCACGCACCCGCTTTCGGCGACGCTCGTCGGTGGACTGGGATACATCGCGATTCGTGTCATCGATGAACACCGTGACGAGATCCACGTCCCGCCAGAACTGGTACCTGGATTCGTCGTCGTCTTCGTCCTCTCCTTCGGCGTGTTCTGGGAGATCGGCGAGTTCGGGTTCGACCTCATCGCAAATGCCACCGGCCTCGAGATGCCCCTGGCCCAGCACGGCCTGGACGATACGATGACGGATCTCGTGTTCAACACGTTCGGCGCCGTCGTGGTCGCCGTCTGGGGGCTCCCCTACCTCACCAATCTCACCGACGTCGTGACCGACCGACTGGAGGACTGGGTCGATCGGTGAGACGCTCGGTGGTACGATGGTTTCCTGCGCGCCTCACCGCGGTTAGCTTTTGTCGGGTTGCTCGAGCATACGGGCGACCGTCACGAACGCCTCGAACTTTGGCGGCGCACCCTGCACCTGCACGACCTCTTCGTCCGGGCAGTACTGGATGAACTCCACCTCGTCGGTTTTAGGGAGGTGCGTGTGTTTCAGATCGATCGCGATATTGTCGAACTCGTCCCACGATAGTTCCGACCCGGGTGGGTTCTCTTCCCAGTCAGCGATCACAGCGACCAGTTCTTCGACGGCGACTGGGCCGTCTTGTTCGTGCAGATAGTAGAGCGCATATCGACGCCGCTCGTCGCTGAGAAGAGTGAAGACGGTGTCCAGCGTGACCATTTGCCGGTAAGAGGCAGACAACCAATTTAGCCCCATCGGTTTATAAAGTATAATTGTCACCATCTCACAACGAGAGGCCGACCGGGCAGTCCATACAAGTGCAAGGTATACCCGTCTCGTCGTGTCGTAGGCCTCCTTGAAGTGCACGCCGGTTGTCGGATCGACGGCCAGCGGATAGTACTCCAGATCGACGATGAATGGAACGAGCACCTCGTGAAAACGGCTGCATTCGATGGCTTACAGAACTCACCGAACGGCTGCTCGGGGCTGACGAGCGACGATGCACGTTTGGACATCGTGCTCGACCACCTACGGGATTACTTTTACGTCCAGGACAGTTCGTGATTATCTCGAGTGTTCGTCGACCTCGTGGATCGCACTCAGCAGTACTCTCGAGAGTCCCACAGTCGGCCCGAGTGACTGGACGACCACCAGGTGGCTCAGGGTGGTTGACGACCACCAAGCGTCCCAGGTGCTGGGCGACCACCAGGGGTTCGAAGTGTACGAAGGTGTGTACGAACTTTAACTCGCTACACCTCGTTCGTCTCTCATGGAGTTCCTCGTGGCTGTCGACGGCTCTAAAGCGGCCAGAAACGCGCTCACCTACGCTGGCGATATTGCGGAAGCGATGGACGCCTCGATCACTGCCGTCCACGCCATCGACCCGGCGGTTTTCGAGGAGGGTGGCACCGAACCGATCACTGGGTTCGCAGATGCCGGTCGGCGTCTGGTTATCGAAAGCATCGAAGCTACCGAAGAACGCGGGCTCGCCCTGCTCGATGAATTCGAGGCGGTCGCCGAAGACGAAGAGATCTCTATCGAGACGTCGTTGCTCTACGGCGACCCTGTGACGGCGGTCACCGATTACGCCGAGGACGTCGACGCCGACACCATCTTCGTGGGCCATCGTGGTCGATCGGAGCGTACCGACCTCATGCTCGGAAGCGTCGCCAAATCGATCGTCGAACGGGCAACCGTCCCGGTCACGGTCGTCAGATAACGGGGGAACGAAGGGGGCTCAACTGTCGGTTGTAGTCTCTTACCGATGAGGCCCGATACGGTCTGGTCTCACTGGTAAACAGTTACAACCGATCGTATCACGCCTCGAGCAGCCAGCCGAAGCGTTTCTCCCAGAACTCCGGGGCAGGTGGCTTTTTCGTTCGGCCGTAGGTTTTCTTGTCCCTGATCTGGCGCTCGAGGGTATCTCGGGCCTCGTTGATCGCCTGACTCGCACCATATCCTTCACCTGAGGCGATGTACAG of the Natronosalvus vescus genome contains:
- a CDS encoding amino acid ABC transporter permease — encoded protein: MDAVVLEVSDWEFVFANWEFLLEGTIVTILLTLTSLSLGFLAGFPAGAIEVYGSGWLREVVSTVGVVLRGTPIVVLIVLFYFGLPIPRLGSMPLLDFDLKAFAAATLALGLRSAAYQGQVFRGAIQSISSGQMEAARSVGMSERQSIRHVIFPQAIRRSIPGFQNEFTIVLKDTSVAFAIGLAELLTRAERLYLQPGRDTAVMEVIIVISAIYFVLTFTTNRTLDRLHERYAVPGGNE
- a CDS encoding amino acid ABC transporter ATP-binding protein, whose protein sequence is MSLLRVEHVDKSYGDEAVLHDVSFEMERQDVEVIVGPSGSGKSTMLRCINRLTEIDDGAIYLNDVEIHDIDENDLRRRVGMVFQDFSLFAHRTALGNITLGLTQVLELSSEEADARAHDYLERVGLGDQVDSYPAELSGGQQQRVGIARALAMDPELILFDEPTSALDPELIGEVLEVMRDLAEEGMTMLCVTHEMGFARSAASTLTFLDKGRIVERGPPESLFDDPEHDRTRAFLGDLTSVHQ
- a CDS encoding ATP-grasp domain-containing protein, which codes for MAEHPVRVGVLSFHDSKESKAILNAVEDFGHEPVWLREKNVLIRFTNGQFVLEPDVDVVVNRLLLSTAKQPTEAVGFANTIARFRPMVNDPDAAALASHKIASAAAMVDDDVPVPETALALGTTMLGQISPTFGDEFVYKTTVGTHGGGAWKVRQTDLITGTVGTRRAFLQELVHTDRERPRDLRVYVVDGSIVGAMYRYAADDDWRTNIARGGHAEDATETLPDGVDTIAKRATDAVGLDCAGVDLIEGNDGWFVLEVNPTAGFKGLFQATGRSPAPHIAKLAIERAGGSVDTTLVAMLQSTLDDSIPSCVPMTVEPIEGESPTIGLTERVVISGTTDTKTVIGRAEPVASQTRIDLQLAAAIGAGPIQVSDAGSDQDGRNERKPIVDVVVGIAGTEQTVNAQVEDRAEATYPLLLGRDVLADFQIDVGTRYQDGSTETLGK
- a CDS encoding amino acid ABC transporter permease, encoding MTMEEAYRGRAVGTLPGRKRLVVGAVGVLFWAWLLARWAYHNSILDWVFSGLGLPNLIRSDLGVRQREPWIPAAPFEAAAESVAGVAVTLGPAGIPLEWVAWLFELAAFAAESAPALAAGAFITVYLTVLSMFFGLFIAVPAAVARIYGGPVLSRVSLAYTELIRGTPLLAQLFLLYFGLPLAGFFDSFGFVGYGGIPRAAIFVAIVGFTINSSAYQAEYIRSALQSVDPGQLTAARSVGLSRLQGIRHVVLPQGLRFAIPGWTNEFVYLIKYSSLAAFITVPELFRQARNIGSSTFQFTDIYIIAALFYLALVLTTALAMGRLERAVSIPGLGTSSRRG
- a CDS encoding acyl-CoA dehydrogenase family protein; translated protein: MDVLDESLVPEHARDVKAEARDFATEYIEPNAEEHFVSGEYPTEILEAGQEANLVAQDIPEGWGGRGLDLAQLLAVTEEFYRADAGIALTLQLASFGCEITYKFGSEDQCEAYVKPVAQGDQISGLAVSEPETGSDLAGMQTRAEKDGDEWVLDGEKYWIGNGVEADWVTVYARTGDDEDNRYGNHSMFIVPTDSDGYQAEHIPEKMAMRASKQAHISFDDCRIPGENLVGYEGAGFMMLADFFNHGRVIVAGHGLGIAAAAIEEAWSFTHEREEFGRTINEFQAVQHGLADMLMEFESARALAWRACEKVQADDHPGYWAALTKTKATEAAVSITEQGMQFHGGRSVLNDRRIARLYRDARVPVIYEGANEVQRNLIYRQRP
- a CDS encoding ABC transporter ATP-binding protein; the protein is MSHGSGWPEVVPDDAVLALEGVDSGYGDLQVLYDLTLHIEPGEIVCLIGPNGAGKSTVLRTAFGLNQPWVGDVRFRGESIGGVEPAELVRKGLGFVPQTENVFGSLTIEENLRMGGVARDSGLSAVIGSLYERFPMLEEKQQAKARTLSGGQRQVLALARALVMEPDVLFIDEPSAGLAPSIVADVFDSVRTVNEMGTAILMVEQNARDGLGISDRGYVLDQGTVRFEGAANELLDHPEVAELYLGG
- a CDS encoding universal stress protein produces the protein MYDNIVIPTDGSTPARAAIDEGLALARLTDATVHALFVVEPIPLGGFGAGSSPASAEWDTVVEKQEQEGQTAVDEVVERGAELGVDVRTSIEYGKPNEEILDYVEGNGIDAIVMGTHGRSGAGRLVLGSVTEKVVRKSDVPVLTVRMGD
- a CDS encoding metal-dependent hydrolase; protein product: MMATTHAFAALAVAAIVAIVLPEFAFVIAVAAIAGGIFPDLDLYAGHRRNLHFPIYYWVLGAVSAVVAILVTTPTTIGLSIFVLAAGMHSTMDVFGGGLELKPWEGTSDRAVYSHYHDRWLEPRRWIRYDGAPEDLLLSGLLVIPAALVFGDPIDTVVLGLLAVSVGYVLVRKPLVVVAERVLERIPEPVFDAIPDQVLPMDEADLERFRER
- a CDS encoding glycosyltransferase, with the protein product MESLETTVPIEVIVVDGGSVDDTVAIAREYDATVIEGSDSSIAAGRNRGAEYASGQWFAFVDADTRVRPDYLPTMLEFVEANDLTVASARCRVTGPSRAKLVELTINHVFPRLERPVLPGFNFFVHHRTFDRFDGFPTVPNEDTALSRELGATVSTEYCPEVLVETSGRRIAEQGLTGTLWYYTRLDAQRVRAEY